The following proteins are co-located in the Lacticaseibacillus paracasei subsp. paracasei genome:
- a CDS encoding ABC transporter substrate-binding protein/permease produces MKHLRRWLIALVAVFAAVVTLNMQTVHADDSLAKVQQKGTLVMGTSPDYAPYEFLVNKNGKNQVVGMDVEVARKIAKDLGVKLVIKQMNFNSLLVALQTGKVDMVLAAMSPTNARRKSVDFSNTYYKSGQDILVNKTDAKIYKDHKSFANKKVGVQNGSLQETLAKTQMKTSSTLGLTKVTDLILALKTHKVAGVVAEGAVAKAYTSNDDSLVEIPGHFNLSSDTVGTAIGFAKNSDSLVAAANKSLAEIKQKGLINQYLKTAGSYMKTNTEDTSMIHYWTYFLKGVEYTLLISAIGAFFGVLLGTIFALLRLSKNKLSHLIGVSYIEFVRGTPLMIQVMFVYFGIGIFIDIPALIAGLIAVSLNSAAYVAEIIRSGIDSIPVGQTEAARSLGLSERQTMISVVLPQAIKNIWPALGNEFISLIKESSIVSIIGVTDLIYQLTVVQTATYKGVQPILVAMVLYFVLTFGLSKLLSHFERKMNHAA; encoded by the coding sequence ATGAAGCATTTGAGACGCTGGTTGATCGCTTTAGTCGCTGTTTTTGCGGCTGTTGTGACATTGAATATGCAAACGGTCCATGCTGATGACAGCTTGGCCAAGGTTCAACAAAAAGGTACGTTGGTGATGGGCACGAGCCCTGATTATGCGCCGTATGAATTTTTAGTCAACAAGAATGGCAAGAATCAAGTTGTTGGCATGGATGTTGAAGTTGCGCGTAAGATTGCCAAGGATCTGGGTGTAAAGCTGGTCATTAAACAGATGAACTTTAACTCACTTCTGGTCGCCTTGCAGACGGGTAAGGTCGACATGGTGTTGGCGGCGATGTCACCGACGAATGCCCGACGGAAGTCAGTTGACTTTTCAAATACGTACTACAAGTCTGGACAAGACATTTTGGTCAACAAAACGGATGCTAAGATCTACAAAGATCATAAAAGTTTTGCGAACAAGAAAGTCGGCGTCCAGAATGGCAGCTTGCAAGAGACGTTAGCGAAAACACAGATGAAGACGAGTTCCACATTGGGCTTGACTAAGGTCACCGACCTGATTTTGGCGTTGAAGACACATAAGGTAGCTGGTGTTGTCGCTGAAGGTGCGGTAGCGAAGGCTTACACGTCAAATGATGATTCGTTAGTTGAGATTCCCGGTCACTTCAACTTATCAAGCGACACAGTCGGTACCGCGATAGGGTTTGCTAAGAACTCTGATTCATTAGTGGCAGCCGCCAACAAGAGCTTGGCAGAGATTAAGCAAAAAGGTTTAATTAACCAGTATCTCAAAACTGCTGGCAGTTACATGAAAACCAATACTGAAGATACCAGTATGATCCATTACTGGACCTACTTCCTAAAAGGGGTCGAGTATACGCTGTTGATTAGTGCTATTGGTGCTTTCTTCGGGGTTCTACTCGGCACGATCTTCGCCTTGCTGCGGTTGAGCAAGAATAAACTGTCACATTTAATAGGTGTGTCATACATTGAGTTCGTTCGTGGCACTCCGCTGATGATTCAAGTCATGTTTGTCTATTTCGGCATAGGGATCTTCATTGATATTCCTGCGCTAATAGCAGGGTTGATTGCTGTTTCCTTGAACTCGGCGGCGTATGTGGCTGAAATTATCCGTAGCGGGATCGATAGCATTCCAGTTGGGCAAACAGAAGCTGCCCGTTCGCTCGGTCTGTCAGAGCGGCAGACGATGATAAGCGTTGTTTTACCACAAGCAATCAAGAATATTTGGCCAGCGCTTGGTAACGAATTTATCTCCTTGATTAAGGAAAGCTCGATTGTTTCCATTATCGGGGTTACCGATCTGATTTATCAGTTAACGGTTGTCCAAACCGCGACATACAAGGGAGTTCAACCAATCCTTGTCGCGATGGTCCTCTACTTTGTTCTGACATTCGGGCTGTCCAAGCTCTTGAGTCATTTTGAAAGGAAGATGAATCATGCAGCATAA
- the obgE gene encoding GTPase ObgE → MFVDQVQVEVQAGKGGDGMVAFRREKFVPFGGPAGGDGGHGGSIILYVDEGLRTLMDFRYQRHFKASAGGNGQGKQMYGRAAEDRRIAVPAGTTVTDADTGEVLGDLTEPGQTLVVAKGGRGGRGNMHFVSPKNTAPEISENGEPGEHRFIKLELKVLADVGLVGFPSVGKSTLLSVVTQAKPKIAAYQFTTLVPNLGMVQLDDGTDFVMADLPGLIEGASQGVGLGIQFLRHVERTRVLLHLVEMDPDNGREPLDDYDQIRKELGAYDDNILKRPELVVATKMDLPGAAERFADFKASLLARGVAADHIFEISSLTHRGVTPLMHKTAEVLKTAPHFEPKQAAVKTADYKYQPEPALKVTRDSDGTFVLTGDKIERAFKMANLDHEDGAMRFARQLRSMGVDDALRDAGAESGDLVAIDDFTFEFVE, encoded by the coding sequence ATGTTTGTCGATCAGGTTCAAGTAGAGGTTCAGGCGGGCAAAGGCGGCGACGGTATGGTCGCGTTCCGGCGCGAAAAATTTGTACCGTTTGGCGGCCCGGCCGGCGGTGACGGCGGTCATGGCGGCAGCATCATCTTATACGTTGATGAAGGTTTGCGCACGTTAATGGATTTCCGTTATCAACGGCATTTTAAAGCGTCAGCTGGTGGCAATGGCCAAGGCAAGCAAATGTATGGCCGCGCTGCTGAAGATCGGCGGATTGCAGTGCCGGCTGGTACGACAGTTACCGATGCTGACACAGGCGAGGTTTTAGGCGATTTAACTGAGCCGGGTCAAACTTTGGTTGTTGCTAAAGGTGGCCGCGGTGGTCGCGGTAATATGCACTTTGTTTCGCCCAAAAATACGGCGCCGGAAATTTCCGAAAATGGCGAACCGGGCGAGCATCGTTTCATCAAATTGGAACTGAAGGTGCTTGCGGATGTTGGGTTGGTTGGTTTTCCTTCTGTCGGTAAATCGACACTGTTATCGGTTGTAACCCAAGCCAAGCCAAAAATTGCGGCTTATCAATTTACGACGTTAGTACCCAATCTTGGTATGGTTCAATTAGATGATGGTACCGATTTTGTGATGGCTGATTTGCCCGGTTTGATTGAAGGAGCTTCACAAGGTGTCGGTCTTGGCATCCAGTTCTTGCGGCATGTTGAACGCACTCGTGTGCTACTGCACCTAGTTGAGATGGATCCTGATAATGGACGCGAGCCGCTTGATGATTACGATCAAATTCGTAAAGAATTAGGGGCTTATGACGATAACATTTTGAAGCGGCCTGAACTCGTGGTCGCGACCAAGATGGACTTGCCCGGCGCAGCTGAACGATTTGCTGATTTTAAGGCATCGTTACTTGCTCGTGGCGTCGCGGCGGATCATATCTTTGAAATTTCTAGTCTGACGCATCGTGGCGTGACGCCACTCATGCACAAGACAGCCGAAGTACTCAAAACAGCACCGCATTTTGAGCCGAAACAAGCGGCGGTTAAAACGGCTGATTATAAGTATCAACCAGAGCCGGCTTTGAAAGTAACCCGCGATAGTGACGGGACGTTTGTGCTCACTGGTGACAAGATTGAGCGGGCGTTTAAAATGGCCAATCTTGATCATGAAGATGGCGCGATGCGCTTTGCTCGGCAATTACGCAGCATGGGGGTTGATGATGCTTTGCGTGATGCTGGTGCTGAAAGCGGCGATTTAGTCGCCATTGATGATTTTACATTTGAGTTCGTTGAATGA
- the uvrC gene encoding excinuclease ABC subunit UvrC yields the protein MASAHIEHKLSLLPDLPGSYQMKDINGKIIYVGKAKNLKNRVRSYFKSSHDGKVAAMVSQVADFDFIVTSTDKEAFLLEITLIQKYQPYYNIKLKKGTGYPYIKITHERDPKIEITGTIRKDGGYYFGPYPNVYAAQKTMHFIQKVYPLRRCNGYQGRPCLYYHMGQCLGACFRTVPEKEYTDQIERIKRFLNGNVGKAKASLTAKMERAAKNLQFERAAEIRDQLHYIEQTVEKQKIISHDNTTRDLFNFYMDKGWISIQVFFIRQARLMKRESRLFPVVNTAKEEFESFILQFYSRKNNVKPREVLVPAGLDNKVLADILEIPVRTPQRGEKRDLMALAAKNSQIKLEDKFRLMELDNRTTIGAMKELMAALNLPMGHVAEAFDHSHIQGADPVSAMVQFVDGQPAKNNYRKYKLDADKTHNGADEAANTREVIRRRYTRLLKERAPLPDLILMDGGEIEMNAAKDVLENELNLDIPVAGMVKNNKHKTAALLFGNADQLINLDPKSQGFYLLERIQDEVHRFAITFHRQLHAKNSLASRLEGIKGVGPKTRLKLLRKFKTINKIKEAPLEDIQELGISKKVAQALKLSLTAEPTPARRV from the coding sequence ATGGCCTCAGCACACATTGAACACAAGTTATCGTTGCTGCCAGATCTGCCTGGCAGTTATCAAATGAAGGATATCAACGGCAAAATTATTTATGTCGGCAAGGCCAAAAACCTGAAAAATCGGGTGCGGTCTTATTTCAAGAGTTCACACGACGGTAAAGTTGCGGCGATGGTGTCACAGGTAGCGGATTTTGATTTCATTGTGACTTCAACTGACAAAGAAGCCTTTTTGCTCGAAATTACGCTGATTCAAAAATATCAGCCGTATTACAACATTAAGTTGAAAAAAGGGACTGGCTATCCGTACATTAAAATTACTCATGAACGCGATCCGAAGATTGAAATCACTGGTACTATCCGTAAAGATGGCGGTTATTACTTTGGGCCATACCCAAATGTCTATGCAGCGCAAAAAACCATGCATTTTATCCAGAAGGTTTATCCATTGCGGCGCTGTAACGGCTATCAAGGCAGACCGTGCTTGTATTATCACATGGGTCAGTGTCTGGGTGCCTGCTTCCGGACTGTTCCGGAAAAGGAATACACGGACCAAATTGAACGTATTAAGCGCTTCTTGAATGGGAACGTTGGCAAGGCTAAAGCCAGTTTGACGGCTAAAATGGAGCGGGCTGCGAAAAATCTTCAATTTGAGCGAGCCGCAGAAATTCGGGATCAACTGCATTATATTGAACAGACGGTGGAGAAGCAGAAAATTATTTCACACGACAATACAACGCGTGATTTGTTCAATTTTTATATGGATAAGGGCTGGATCAGTATCCAGGTCTTCTTTATTCGTCAAGCACGTTTAATGAAACGTGAGTCACGACTTTTTCCAGTGGTGAACACTGCTAAAGAAGAATTCGAATCATTTATTTTACAGTTTTACAGCCGCAAGAATAATGTGAAACCACGCGAAGTTCTCGTACCTGCTGGGCTTGATAATAAAGTACTGGCAGATATCCTAGAGATTCCAGTTAGAACGCCACAGCGCGGTGAAAAACGGGACTTGATGGCCTTGGCTGCTAAGAACAGTCAAATTAAGCTTGAAGACAAATTCCGTTTAATGGAATTGGATAATCGTACCACGATTGGCGCGATGAAAGAGCTGATGGCCGCTTTGAACTTGCCAATGGGGCATGTGGCTGAGGCATTCGACCACAGTCACATTCAAGGAGCTGATCCAGTGTCGGCGATGGTGCAGTTTGTGGATGGCCAGCCAGCTAAGAACAATTATCGAAAGTACAAGTTGGATGCTGACAAAACGCATAATGGCGCAGATGAGGCGGCTAATACGCGAGAAGTCATTCGCCGGCGCTATACCCGGTTGTTAAAGGAGCGTGCACCGTTACCAGATTTGATCTTGATGGATGGCGGCGAGATTGAAATGAACGCAGCCAAGGATGTTTTGGAAAACGAACTCAACCTTGATATTCCCGTGGCAGGGATGGTCAAAAATAATAAGCATAAAACGGCAGCATTGTTATTTGGCAATGCTGATCAGCTGATTAATCTTGATCCTAAGTCGCAAGGCTTTTACCTGCTTGAACGGATTCAGGATGAGGTGCATCGTTTTGCGATTACTTTCCATCGGCAGCTGCACGCCAAGAACTCGTTGGCCTCTCGATTAGAAGGTATCAAGGGGGTCGGGCCCAAGACGCGGCTGAAGCTGTTACGGAAATTCAAGACGATCAATAAGATTAAAGAAGCTCCCCTGGAAGATATTCAGGAGCTAGGAATTTCTAAAAAAGTTGCGCAGGCATTGAAGCTGTCGCTGACGGCAGAGCCGACACCAGCTCGGCGGGTTTAA
- a CDS encoding amino acid ABC transporter ATP-binding protein, translated as MQHKPLIQINHLTKKFGDNVVLNDITETIDKGDVIVVIGASGGGKSTFLRSLNLLNRPTKGEILFEGTDLVGLSEKELDNVREKMGMVFQSFNLFPNMTVLENIKLAPLKVKAVTDEEATKTAKEILDQVGLAEKADAYPSSLSGGQQQRVAIARALAMHPDVMLFDEPTSALDPEMVGEVLKVMQDLAKTGMTMVVVTHEMGFARSVADEVWFMDGGKILEKGTPEQLFEHPQEERTQDFLSKILAQ; from the coding sequence ATGCAGCATAAACCTTTAATCCAAATCAATCACCTCACCAAAAAGTTTGGCGACAATGTTGTTTTGAACGATATCACCGAAACCATTGACAAAGGCGATGTGATCGTTGTTATCGGTGCTTCCGGTGGTGGGAAAAGTACCTTCCTGCGTAGCCTGAATTTACTGAATCGACCAACAAAAGGGGAAATCCTTTTTGAAGGTACTGATTTAGTTGGTTTGAGCGAGAAAGAGCTGGATAATGTCCGAGAAAAAATGGGAATGGTGTTCCAAAGTTTTAATTTGTTCCCCAATATGACAGTTTTGGAAAACATTAAACTCGCACCACTTAAAGTCAAAGCTGTGACCGATGAAGAAGCAACCAAAACAGCCAAAGAAATCTTGGATCAAGTTGGCTTAGCCGAAAAGGCAGATGCTTATCCATCCAGTCTTTCCGGTGGTCAGCAACAGCGTGTCGCTATTGCTCGTGCATTAGCGATGCATCCTGATGTCATGCTGTTTGATGAACCAACCAGTGCCTTGGATCCTGAAATGGTTGGCGAAGTTCTGAAAGTTATGCAGGATTTGGCTAAAACCGGGATGACCATGGTTGTTGTGACCCACGAAATGGGCTTCGCCCGTAGTGTGGCCGATGAAGTATGGTTTATGGATGGCGGCAAAATCCTTGAAAAGGGGACGCCAGAACAACTGTTCGAACACCCGCAAGAAGAACGGACACAAGACTTCCTATCCAAGATTCTTGCCCAATAA
- the pfkB gene encoding 1-phosphofructokinase, which yields MIYSVTLNPSIDYVIELPELELGAVNRLTHAVKLPGGKGINVSRILQTLGLPTTAWGFLGGFTGTFIQDRLDAIDMPCDFTKTAGDTRINVKLKAASETELNASGPTIDAAEIAAFKNKLDKLEAGDVVVMSGSLPKGLPNTFYRDLIPVIHAHKADFVIDTTGQALLDTLPDHPLVVKPNHHELAALFGDPEYTSTDAIIKAGRRLLGLGAQHVLISMAGAGALMIDQDHAWHGTVPKQPAVNSVGAGDSMLAGFTGTFAQTHDTLESFKVGIACGSATAFSEDLATADKIAEVKQTISITEV from the coding sequence TTGATCTATTCAGTAACGCTCAACCCTTCGATTGATTATGTGATCGAGTTACCGGAACTTGAACTTGGCGCTGTCAATCGACTTACGCACGCCGTTAAATTACCAGGCGGCAAAGGCATCAATGTGAGTCGAATTTTGCAAACATTAGGCCTGCCAACAACTGCTTGGGGCTTTTTGGGCGGTTTTACCGGTACCTTTATCCAAGATCGGCTCGATGCGATTGACATGCCTTGTGACTTCACAAAAACTGCTGGTGATACACGAATCAACGTCAAACTTAAAGCAGCATCCGAAACTGAACTCAATGCAAGCGGTCCTACCATTGACGCTGCTGAAATTGCCGCCTTCAAAAATAAATTAGACAAACTTGAAGCCGGCGATGTCGTCGTCATGTCTGGCAGTTTACCAAAAGGCTTGCCTAACACTTTCTATCGGGATCTGATTCCGGTGATTCATGCCCACAAGGCTGATTTTGTCATCGACACCACTGGTCAAGCGTTACTCGACACATTGCCTGACCATCCCCTTGTCGTCAAACCTAATCACCATGAATTAGCAGCATTGTTCGGCGATCCAGAATATACAAGCACAGATGCCATCATCAAAGCTGGTCGCCGCCTACTTGGTCTTGGCGCTCAGCATGTCTTGATCTCCATGGCGGGGGCCGGGGCCTTAATGATCGACCAAGATCACGCTTGGCATGGCACCGTTCCTAAGCAGCCAGCGGTTAATTCCGTCGGCGCAGGCGATAGTATGTTAGCTGGTTTTACCGGCACATTTGCGCAGACACATGACACGTTGGAAAGCTTTAAAGTCGGCATTGCCTGCGGTTCCGCGACCGCTTTTTCTGAAGATCTTGCCACCGCTGACAAAATCGCTGAAGTGAAACAAACAATTAGTATAACTGAAGTTTAG
- a CDS encoding DeoR/GlpR family DNA-binding transcription regulator: MLTEERRQYILAQLQQHTVIKSKALMAALDASESTIRRDLDELEAAGELKRIHGGAKRINGLGDEPDVASKSAQNLRAKQTIAQAAVRQIEPDDLIFLDAGTTTAQLIPFLADIGVTVITTGVDNASLLADYQISTLMLGGMVKPTTKALIGATTAEALNHYRFDVAFIGTNGVHPEFGLTTPDPEEAVIKRLAIHQASKPVILADPSKFEQVSFVRFADISDATILTSSLQGLPTSYQRFENIKEVHS, from the coding sequence GTGCTTACAGAAGAACGTCGGCAATATATTCTTGCCCAATTGCAACAGCATACCGTCATCAAATCTAAGGCACTTATGGCTGCTCTTGATGCTTCTGAATCCACGATTCGCCGCGACTTGGACGAGCTAGAGGCAGCAGGTGAGCTCAAACGCATTCACGGCGGCGCCAAGCGCATCAATGGCCTCGGCGATGAACCGGATGTCGCGAGCAAATCTGCGCAGAATTTGCGCGCCAAGCAAACGATCGCGCAGGCAGCCGTTCGTCAGATTGAGCCCGATGATCTGATCTTTTTAGATGCTGGAACCACAACAGCACAATTAATTCCTTTTTTGGCCGACATTGGTGTCACAGTCATTACAACGGGGGTTGATAACGCTTCTTTGTTAGCTGATTATCAAATCTCTACACTCATGCTGGGCGGCATGGTCAAGCCCACAACCAAAGCGTTGATTGGCGCCACGACGGCTGAAGCCTTGAACCATTATCGGTTTGATGTTGCCTTTATTGGAACTAACGGCGTTCATCCTGAGTTTGGTCTCACTACGCCTGATCCAGAAGAAGCTGTGATCAAGCGATTGGCCATTCACCAAGCCAGTAAACCTGTCATTCTGGCGGATCCAAGTAAATTTGAGCAAGTCAGTTTCGTCCGCTTTGCTGATATCTCCGATGCCACGATCCTGACAAGTTCATTACAAGGACTCCCAACCAGTTATCAGCGATTTGAAAATATTAAGGAGGTTCATTCTTGA
- a CDS encoding PTS fructose transporter subunit IIABC has product MDIRDLLLKNVMIMDLKGTSKEAVIDEMVAKYHEEGIVTDENEYRQDILKREAESTTGIGEGIAMPHAKDSAVTRATVLFAKSDQGVDFNALDGQPVHLFFMIAAPEGANNEHLAALAALSSLLINPKLVADLKQAKTPDDVLALFGKAQAEKEAKDKAEEAKEKAQEEQEKADKQAEFKAEKRQERPFIVAVTACPTGIAHTYMAEAALKETAEKLGVDIKVETNGSEGIKHKLTDSDINRAAGVIVAADKKVAMDRFNGKKLLNRPVIDGIKKPEELIEETLQGKGQVFHAAGTDNSDAASEEASGGTLWNRIYKDLMNGVSNMLPFVVGGGIIMAISFILEQWLGKTSMWFTFTNNLGTFAFSFLVPVLAAYIAESIGDRPALMPGFVGGYMATVATASVVKAQNPAGFLGGLVAGFAAGWMIVGLKKLLSKMPHSLDGMRTILLYPVIGLAIMGLLMFFIINPIFAAINGALISFLEGMGTGNAILIGVILAAMMSIDMGGPFNKAAYTFAIGVYQASGFKDGRWMAAVMIGGMIPPLAIAVASTFFPKKFTLQERNAGLSNYALGLTFITEGAIPFAATDPLHIIGSSVIGSAIAGGLTQLWHVNVPAPHGGVVALLLTNQKLGFIMSLLIGTIIAALILGFWRPVAKENK; this is encoded by the coding sequence ATGGACATTCGTGATTTACTACTAAAAAATGTCATGATCATGGACCTCAAAGGAACGTCCAAAGAGGCTGTGATTGATGAAATGGTCGCTAAATACCATGAAGAAGGTATTGTGACCGACGAAAACGAGTATCGCCAAGATATTCTGAAGCGTGAAGCCGAATCAACGACTGGGATTGGCGAAGGCATTGCAATGCCGCATGCTAAAGACAGTGCGGTTACTCGAGCAACCGTTCTTTTCGCCAAAAGCGATCAGGGCGTTGACTTTAACGCCTTAGACGGCCAGCCGGTTCACTTATTCTTCATGATTGCTGCCCCTGAAGGTGCCAATAACGAACATCTGGCAGCACTTGCAGCATTATCTTCCCTGCTCATCAACCCGAAGCTCGTGGCAGATCTTAAACAAGCGAAGACACCGGATGATGTTTTAGCCTTGTTTGGTAAGGCGCAAGCTGAAAAAGAGGCTAAAGATAAAGCTGAAGAAGCCAAGGAAAAGGCTCAGGAAGAACAAGAAAAAGCTGACAAGCAAGCGGAGTTCAAGGCAGAAAAGCGCCAGGAACGGCCATTTATCGTAGCGGTCACTGCTTGCCCAACAGGGATTGCCCACACCTACATGGCTGAGGCAGCCTTGAAAGAAACAGCGGAAAAGCTCGGTGTCGATATCAAAGTCGAAACAAATGGCTCTGAAGGTATTAAGCACAAACTGACCGATTCCGATATCAATCGAGCAGCTGGTGTCATTGTCGCTGCCGACAAAAAGGTAGCAATGGATCGGTTTAACGGCAAAAAGTTGCTCAATCGGCCGGTCATTGACGGCATTAAAAAGCCTGAAGAATTGATTGAAGAAACGCTTCAAGGCAAAGGCCAAGTCTTTCATGCTGCAGGCACCGATAACAGTGATGCGGCCAGTGAAGAAGCTTCTGGCGGCACTTTATGGAATCGCATCTACAAAGACCTGATGAATGGTGTTTCAAACATGCTGCCATTTGTTGTCGGCGGTGGGATTATCATGGCGATCTCGTTCATCCTCGAACAATGGCTGGGCAAGACATCGATGTGGTTCACCTTCACCAACAACTTGGGAACCTTTGCCTTTAGCTTCTTAGTACCCGTTTTAGCGGCCTACATTGCTGAATCAATTGGCGATCGGCCTGCGTTGATGCCTGGGTTCGTCGGTGGTTATATGGCCACCGTTGCAACGGCCTCCGTTGTGAAGGCTCAAAACCCAGCTGGCTTCTTAGGCGGTCTGGTTGCTGGGTTCGCAGCTGGTTGGATGATCGTTGGCTTGAAGAAGCTGCTCAGCAAAATGCCACATTCACTTGACGGTATGCGCACGATCCTGCTCTATCCAGTCATCGGCCTTGCCATCATGGGTCTGCTGATGTTCTTCATCATCAACCCGATTTTCGCCGCTATCAATGGCGCATTGATCAGCTTCCTTGAAGGCATGGGTACTGGTAATGCGATTCTGATTGGCGTCATTCTAGCCGCCATGATGAGTATCGATATGGGCGGTCCTTTCAACAAAGCCGCTTATACATTTGCCATCGGTGTCTATCAAGCATCCGGCTTTAAAGATGGTCGGTGGATGGCCGCGGTTATGATTGGTGGCATGATTCCACCTTTGGCCATTGCGGTTGCTTCAACCTTCTTCCCGAAGAAATTCACCTTGCAAGAACGCAACGCTGGTCTTTCTAACTATGCACTTGGCCTGACCTTCATCACTGAAGGCGCGATCCCATTTGCTGCTACTGACCCGCTGCATATCATTGGCAGCTCAGTCATCGGCTCAGCTATTGCTGGCGGTTTGACCCAGTTATGGCACGTCAACGTCCCTGCTCCTCATGGTGGCGTTGTTGCCTTGCTGCTAACCAACCAGAAACTTGGCTTCATCATGTCACTTCTGATTGGGACCATCATTGCCGCCTTAATCCTCGGCTTCTGGCGGCCAGTCGCAAAAGAAAATAAATAA